The following coding sequences lie in one Methylosinus sp. PW1 genomic window:
- a CDS encoding enoyl-CoA hydratase/isomerase family protein — MQHDVNFQQEAKRAMLGLGDVAGLRYKADDGVLHVIVSDPPNHNALTKAATDSLYETLRRFHELPFDRLEIAFDTASGSVACAGLNLHDFEAAARRVSPGEDLLGENNYFVRVTQLLRELGRNVPTMARVEGHLVGAGVELALSCREVVCARSDIKILMPHLRIGVPYHTLGLCHMAGLIGWDVMSRAMVTDAIPVLLSEVLADRQRIERLTAAERIADAKIAIDRMAAVFQGRPARIGDAFFTVEDRTGETRNIAEAHLLQILAHVAFADEMDDLSPALHEIIDAPRVRASSRVGARLAESIAAHRQRPKRLNRHFSKAIGAGEETSDGEGVRVSMPN, encoded by the coding sequence ATGCAGCACGACGTCAATTTTCAGCAAGAGGCGAAGCGCGCCATGCTCGGGCTCGGCGATGTCGCGGGCCTGCGCTACAAGGCCGACGACGGTGTGCTTCACGTCATTGTTTCGGACCCGCCGAACCACAATGCGCTGACGAAGGCCGCGACGGATAGTCTCTACGAGACGCTTCGCCGCTTTCATGAGCTGCCCTTCGATCGTCTCGAGATCGCCTTCGATACGGCCTCCGGCTCGGTCGCATGCGCCGGTCTCAATCTCCATGATTTCGAGGCGGCGGCGCGGCGCGTCAGTCCAGGCGAAGATCTCCTGGGCGAGAACAATTACTTCGTTCGCGTCACGCAGCTGCTGCGCGAGCTCGGTCGCAATGTTCCGACAATGGCGCGTGTCGAAGGTCATCTCGTCGGCGCCGGCGTCGAATTGGCGCTAAGCTGCCGTGAGGTCGTCTGCGCGCGATCGGATATCAAGATCTTGATGCCGCATCTGCGGATCGGCGTTCCCTATCATACCCTCGGGCTCTGCCATATGGCCGGGCTCATCGGATGGGATGTCATGTCGCGCGCCATGGTGACGGATGCGATTCCCGTGCTGCTGTCCGAGGTTCTCGCCGATCGCCAAAGGATAGAGCGCTTGACCGCGGCCGAGCGAATCGCCGACGCCAAAATCGCGATCGACCGGATGGCTGCGGTCTTTCAGGGACGCCCGGCGCGAATCGGCGACGCCTTCTTCACTGTCGAAGATCGAACGGGCGAGACGCGAAACATCGCGGAAGCACATCTGCTGCAAATCCTCGCTCATGTCGCTTTCGCCGATGAAATGGACGATTTGTCGCCGGCGCTGCACGAGATCATCGACGCGCCGCGCGTGCGCGCATCCTCACGCGTCGGAGCGCGCCTGGCGGAATCGATCGCGGCGCATCGTCAGCGCCCGAAGCGTCTCAATCGCCATTTCTCGAAAGCGATCGGCGCTGGCGAGGAAACGAGCGACGGGGAGGGCGTTCGCGTTTCTATGCCGAATTGA
- a CDS encoding nitroreductase family protein yields the protein MDDIGLERGMRDRRAIRHYSEAPVDDALLAEIFELASWAPSPGNTQAWKVIALGQEASKDVIARFELAGWESVFPVLEQVLRNGGAAPPSNDDRGPATADEWRRYVTGMYRRFFEVKGAPRLLLVYRTADRRRYADLVRLSLTALLRRAAGEPGLLQGLRCFFTSLRNVPVLVRVNALTRTFGLANFTYAVTLAAQSRGLATCIQSNYLNVQRDLRRYLGLGAEIDIVASILIGYEADDALPAPEMFRTRKPVAVDWIETTPGNVAARRDERVFEAAQ from the coding sequence ATGGACGATATCGGTCTCGAAAGAGGAATGCGCGATAGAAGAGCCATTCGGCATTACAGCGAGGCGCCGGTCGATGACGCATTGCTCGCGGAAATATTCGAGCTCGCGTCATGGGCTCCGTCGCCGGGCAACACGCAAGCCTGGAAGGTGATCGCGCTCGGCCAGGAGGCCTCGAAGGATGTGATCGCGCGCTTCGAGCTCGCGGGATGGGAGTCGGTCTTTCCTGTGCTCGAGCAGGTGTTGCGCAATGGCGGCGCGGCGCCTCCTTCCAATGACGATCGCGGGCCGGCGACGGCGGACGAATGGCGGCGTTATGTGACCGGCATGTATCGGCGCTTTTTCGAGGTCAAAGGCGCGCCGCGGCTACTGCTCGTCTATCGCACCGCGGATCGACGCAGATATGCCGATCTCGTGCGCTTGTCGCTCACCGCGTTGCTGCGGCGCGCGGCGGGCGAGCCGGGCCTTCTGCAAGGGCTGCGCTGCTTTTTCACATCGCTGCGCAATGTGCCTGTGCTGGTGCGCGTCAATGCGTTGACGCGCACTTTCGGATTGGCCAATTTCACTTATGCGGTGACGCTCGCCGCGCAGTCGCGTGGCCTCGCCACCTGCATCCAATCCAATTATCTCAATGTGCAGCGCGATCTTCGACGCTATCTCGGCCTCGGCGCGGAGATCGACATCGTCGCTTCCATATTGATCGGCTATGAGGCCGATGACGCGCTGCCGGCGCCGGAGATGTTCCGAACGCGCAAGCCCGTCGCGGTCGATTGGATCGAGACGACGCCCGGAAACGTCGCAGCACGTCGCGACGAGCGGGTTTTCGAAGCGGCCCAGTGA
- a CDS encoding ABC transporter permease: MMRETSGFTARQYAICLAGVIWREALRFLHQRERFVSALVRPLVWLLIFAAGFRQVLGVSIIPPYETYVLYEVYITPGLMAMIQLFNGMQSSLSMVYDREMGNMRTLLVSPFPRWYLLGAKLLAGVAVSILQVYAYLFIAYFWEIEPPTPLGYLTVLPALVLAGLMFGALGMLLSSAIKQLENFAGVMNFVIFPMFFASSALYPLWRVQESSPVLYWICLVNPFTHAVELIRFAFYEKISWDSLAAVAGYTTFFSAGALIAYDPAKGMLMRKGG, translated from the coding sequence ATGATGCGCGAAACAAGCGGCTTCACCGCGCGCCAATACGCCATCTGCCTCGCCGGCGTGATCTGGCGCGAAGCTTTGCGTTTCCTACATCAGCGCGAGCGCTTCGTCTCCGCGCTGGTGCGGCCGCTCGTCTGGCTGCTCATCTTCGCCGCCGGCTTTCGCCAAGTGCTCGGCGTCTCCATCATCCCGCCCTATGAAACCTATGTCCTCTATGAGGTCTATATCACGCCGGGATTGATGGCGATGATCCAGCTATTCAACGGCATGCAGTCCTCACTCTCAATGGTCTATGACCGCGAGATGGGCAATATGCGCACGCTACTGGTCTCGCCTTTTCCGCGATGGTATCTGCTCGGCGCCAAGCTTCTCGCCGGCGTCGCCGTGTCGATATTGCAAGTCTACGCCTATCTCTTCATCGCCTATTTCTGGGAGATCGAGCCGCCGACGCCGCTCGGCTATCTCACCGTGCTGCCCGCCCTCGTGCTCGCGGGACTGATGTTCGGCGCGCTCGGCATGCTGCTCTCCTCCGCGATCAAGCAGCTCGAGAATTTCGCGGGCGTGATGAATTTCGTCATCTTCCCGATGTTCTTCGCCTCTTCCGCGCTCTATCCGCTGTGGCGCGTGCAGGAGTCGAGCCCCGTGCTCTATTGGATTTGCCTCGTCAATCCTTTCACCCATGCGGTGGAGCTGATCCGCTTCGCCTTTTATGAGAAAATCTCCTGGGACTCGCTCGCCGCCGTCGCCGGCTACACGACCTTCTTCTCCGCCGGCGCGCTCATCGCCTATGATCCCGCCAAGGGAATGCTGATGCGCAAGGGCGGCTGA
- a CDS encoding ABC transporter ATP-binding protein: MSAEPFALDVAHIGHSYGARRALDDVSFSVAAGSFTVLLGLNGAGKSTLFSLITRLYAAREGKIAIFGHDVARESGAALRRLGVVFQARTLDLELSVMQNFIYHAALHGIGAGEAKRRGAALLERAGLADRAKDKARDLSGGQMRRVEILRALLHEPRLLLLDEPTVGLDIKARADILAQVRALVSERKLAVLWTTHLIDEVTPSDDVVVLHQGKVLAADTSANIMAATKTDNIGAAFERLTGAKARDAA; the protein is encoded by the coding sequence ATGAGCGCGGAACCGTTCGCGCTCGACGTCGCGCATATCGGCCACAGCTATGGCGCGCGGCGCGCGCTGGACGATGTGAGCTTCTCCGTCGCGGCGGGAAGCTTCACCGTGCTGCTCGGCCTCAATGGCGCCGGCAAGAGCACGCTCTTCTCGCTCATCACGCGTCTCTACGCCGCGCGCGAGGGAAAGATCGCGATCTTCGGCCATGACGTCGCGCGCGAGAGCGGCGCGGCGCTGCGCCGGCTCGGCGTCGTCTTCCAGGCGCGCACGCTCGATCTCGAATTGAGCGTGATGCAGAATTTCATCTATCACGCCGCGCTGCACGGCATAGGAGCCGGCGAGGCGAAGCGACGCGGCGCCGCGCTGCTGGAGCGCGCCGGCCTCGCCGATCGCGCCAAGGACAAGGCGCGCGATCTCTCTGGCGGCCAAATGCGCCGCGTCGAAATATTGCGCGCGCTGCTGCACGAGCCGCGCCTGCTGCTGCTCGACGAGCCGACCGTCGGCCTCGACATAAAGGCGCGCGCCGATATTCTCGCGCAAGTGCGCGCGCTCGTCTCCGAGCGCAAGCTCGCCGTGCTGTGGACCACGCATCTCATCGACGAGGTGACGCCGAGCGACGATGTCGTCGTGCTGCATCAGGGCAAGGTGCTGGCCGCCGACACATCGGCCAATATCATGGCGGCGACAAAAACCGACAACATCGGCGCCGCCTTCGAGCGCCTGACCGGCGCGAAGGCGCGGGACGCGGCGTGA
- a CDS encoding YVTN family beta-propeller repeat protein — translation MRVRSRQLGGSPSSVAHSRDTFSHKWEKGSALVQPLAIFALLLASPAQAFTAYVSNEKGNSVTIIDTDKMEAIKTIKVGRRPRGIEISKDNSEVYICAGDDDTIQVLDTKTLKITGNLPSGPDPELMILSPDGKTVYVSNENDNLVTMIDTKTKRQVGDVPVGVEPEGMAVSPDGRILVNTSETTNMAHLIDTQTKQIIANVLVDARPRFAAFKPDASELWVSSEIGGTVAVIDPQSHKVTQKIRFEIPGLSKEAIQPIGIAFTNDGKRAFVALGPANRVAVIDTATKKIEKYLLVGQRVWHLAFTPDEKYLLTANGVSNDISIVDAASLKVLKSIPVGAFPWGIAVATK, via the coding sequence ACCTTCTCCCACAAGTGGGAGAAGGGGAGCGCGCTGGTTCAGCCGCTCGCTATTTTCGCTCTTCTTCTCGCCTCTCCCGCTCAGGCCTTCACCGCCTATGTCAGCAATGAGAAAGGCAATAGCGTCACCATCATCGACACCGACAAGATGGAGGCGATCAAGACCATCAAGGTCGGGCGCAGGCCGCGCGGCATAGAGATCTCCAAGGATAATTCCGAGGTCTATATCTGCGCCGGCGACGACGACACGATTCAGGTGCTCGACACCAAGACGCTCAAGATCACCGGCAATCTGCCCTCCGGCCCCGATCCAGAGCTGATGATATTGAGCCCCGACGGCAAGACGGTCTATGTGTCCAACGAGAACGACAATCTCGTCACCATGATCGACACCAAGACCAAGCGCCAAGTGGGCGACGTGCCTGTCGGCGTCGAGCCGGAAGGCATGGCGGTGAGCCCGGACGGACGCATTCTCGTCAACACGTCCGAGACCACCAATATGGCGCATCTCATCGACACGCAGACGAAGCAGATCATCGCCAATGTGCTCGTCGACGCGCGCCCGCGCTTCGCCGCCTTCAAGCCGGACGCGTCCGAGCTGTGGGTGTCATCGGAGATCGGCGGCACCGTCGCCGTCATCGATCCGCAGAGCCATAAGGTGACGCAGAAAATCCGCTTCGAGATTCCGGGCCTCTCCAAGGAGGCGATCCAGCCGATCGGCATCGCCTTCACCAATGACGGCAAGCGCGCCTTCGTCGCGCTCGGCCCGGCCAATCGCGTCGCCGTCATCGACACAGCGACGAAAAAGATCGAAAAATATCTGCTCGTCGGCCAGCGCGTCTGGCATCTCGCCTTCACGCCGGACGAGAAATATCTCCTGACCGCCAATGGCGTCTCCAATGACATCTCCATCGTCGACGCCGCCAGCCTGAAAGTGCTGAAGTCCATTCCCGTGGGCGCCTTCCCCTGGGGCATTGCGGTCGCCACCAAATGA